In Ancalomicrobiaceae bacterium S20, the following proteins share a genomic window:
- a CDS encoding SDR family oxidoreductase — translation MTTGSRLKGKTAVITAAAQGMGRAAALAFAVEGARVIATDIALDKMADLAGVPGIETERLDVTDPAAIAAFAAAHPDVNVLFNCAGFVHNGTILDCTEDEFDFAVSLNVRSMYRLTRALLPAMIARGGGSIINMASVASSIIGAPNRFIYGTTKAAVIGLTKSIAADFVAKGIRCNAICPGTIESPSLEDRMRALGDYDEARKMFLARQPMGRLGRPEEVAMLVVYLASDESSLTTGHAHVIDGGWTNT, via the coding sequence ATGACGACGGGCAGCCGGCTCAAGGGCAAGACGGCGGTGATCACGGCCGCGGCGCAGGGCATGGGCCGGGCGGCGGCGCTCGCCTTCGCGGTCGAGGGCGCGCGGGTGATCGCGACCGACATCGCGCTCGACAAGATGGCCGATCTCGCCGGCGTGCCGGGCATCGAGACCGAGCGGCTCGACGTCACCGATCCGGCCGCGATCGCCGCCTTCGCGGCCGCGCATCCGGACGTCAACGTGCTGTTCAACTGCGCGGGCTTCGTCCACAACGGCACGATCCTCGACTGCACCGAGGACGAGTTCGACTTCGCCGTTTCGCTCAACGTCCGCTCGATGTACCGGCTGACCAGGGCGCTGCTGCCGGCGATGATCGCGCGCGGCGGCGGCTCGATCATCAACATGGCCTCGGTCGCCTCGTCGATCATCGGCGCGCCGAACCGCTTCATCTACGGCACGACCAAGGCCGCGGTGATCGGCTTGACCAAGTCGATCGCGGCCGATTTCGTCGCCAAGGGCATCCGCTGCAACGCGATCTGCCCCGGCACGATCGAGAGCCCGTCGCTGGAGGACCGCATGCGCGCGCTCGGCGATTATGACGAGGCGCGCAAGATGTTCCTGGCGCGCCAGCCGATGGGGCGGCTCGGACGGCCGGAGGAGGTCGCCATGCTGGTCGTCTACCTCGCCAGCGACGAATCCTCGCTGACCACGGGCCACGCCCACGTCATCGACGGCGGCTGGACCAACACCTGA
- a CDS encoding D-lyxose/D-mannose family sugar isomerase, translating into MLRSELNEIIRAGEDFIASFGFKMPPFAAWSPADWRANKDRAGAIIGPRLGWDITDYGFGSFTKKGLLLFTVRNGTLDNLKRGTGMVYAEKIMISRANQLTPMHWHKMKTEDIIVRGGAPLEVKLYNVAADGVSIDRERPVTVMCDGLARTVAPGGTVVLEPGESITLEPGQAHAFWGKDGDCLIGEVSTVNDDETDNYFLEPVSRFPSVEEEAEAYRLIVPDYKGL; encoded by the coding sequence ATGCTGCGTTCCGAACTCAACGAGATCATCCGCGCCGGCGAAGACTTCATCGCCTCGTTCGGCTTCAAGATGCCGCCGTTCGCGGCCTGGTCGCCGGCCGACTGGCGCGCCAACAAGGACCGCGCCGGCGCGATCATCGGCCCGCGGCTCGGCTGGGACATCACCGACTACGGTTTCGGCAGCTTCACCAAGAAGGGGCTCCTGCTGTTCACCGTGCGCAACGGCACGCTGGACAACCTCAAGCGCGGCACCGGCATGGTCTACGCCGAGAAGATCATGATCAGCCGCGCCAATCAGCTGACGCCGATGCATTGGCACAAGATGAAGACCGAGGACATCATCGTCCGCGGCGGCGCGCCGCTCGAGGTGAAGCTCTACAATGTCGCCGCCGACGGCGTCTCGATCGACCGCGAACGCCCTGTGACGGTGATGTGCGACGGCCTCGCCCGCACGGTCGCCCCCGGCGGCACCGTGGTGCTGGAGCCCGGCGAGAGCATCACGCTCGAACCCGGCCAGGCGCACGCCTTCTGGGGCAAGGACGGCGACTGCCTGATCGGCGAGGTGTCGACCGTCAACGACGACGAGACCGACAACTACTTCCTCGAACCGGTCAGCCGCTTCCCGAGCGTGGAAGAGGAGGCCGAGGCGTATCGGCTGATCGTGCCGGATTATAAGGGGTTGTGA
- a CDS encoding glutathione S-transferase family protein, whose amino-acid sequence MPQLVDGKWETSDVAASEMKGGAFHREATKFRSWITADGRPGPDGQPGLPAEAGRYRLYVAYICPWASRTLIWRALKGLDDVIPITVVNPILGDDGWTFLEPDGTSREPLYGANFLWQIYTRAAPTYTGKVSVPVLWDAREERIVNNESSEIIRMLNSAFDGLTGNRLDLYPADLAPTIDAWNARIYDDVNNGVYKAGFAKTQAAYEAAFDRLFAALDDLEAHLATHRYIAGEWLTEADFRLFVTLIRFDAAYHGAFKCNLRRIVDYPALSNYLRELYQYPGIAETVNIDHIKTGYYSLRHINPTMIVPKGPALDFGAPHDRGALPGRGIRVREG is encoded by the coding sequence ATGCCGCAACTCGTCGATGGAAAGTGGGAGACGTCCGACGTCGCCGCCTCGGAGATGAAGGGCGGGGCGTTTCATCGCGAGGCGACCAAGTTCCGGTCGTGGATCACCGCCGACGGGCGTCCCGGGCCGGACGGACAGCCGGGGCTGCCGGCGGAGGCCGGGCGGTATCGGCTCTATGTCGCCTATATCTGCCCGTGGGCGAGCCGGACGCTGATCTGGCGGGCGCTGAAGGGGCTCGACGACGTGATACCGATCACGGTCGTCAATCCGATCCTCGGCGACGACGGCTGGACCTTCCTGGAGCCGGACGGCACGTCGCGCGAACCGCTCTACGGCGCGAACTTCCTCTGGCAGATCTACACGCGCGCGGCACCGACCTACACTGGCAAAGTCTCGGTGCCGGTACTCTGGGACGCGCGCGAGGAGCGCATCGTCAACAACGAGTCCTCCGAGATCATCCGGATGCTCAATTCGGCCTTCGACGGCCTCACCGGCAACCGGCTCGACCTCTATCCGGCCGATCTGGCGCCGACCATCGACGCCTGGAACGCGCGCATCTACGACGACGTCAACAACGGCGTCTACAAGGCCGGCTTCGCCAAGACGCAAGCCGCCTATGAGGCCGCCTTCGACCGGCTGTTCGCCGCGCTCGACGATCTGGAGGCGCATCTCGCCACGCATCGCTACATCGCCGGCGAGTGGCTGACCGAGGCGGATTTCCGGCTGTTCGTGACGCTGATCCGCTTCGACGCCGCCTATCACGGCGCCTTCAAGTGCAATCTGCGCCGGATCGTCGACTATCCGGCGCTGTCGAACTATCTGCGCGAGCTCTACCAGTATCCGGGCATCGCCGAGACCGTGAACATCGACCACATCAAGACCGGATACTATTCGCTCCGGCACATCAACCCGACCATGATCGTGCCGAAGGGCCCGGCACTCGACTTCGGCGCGCCCCACGATCGTGGCGCCCTGCCCGGCCGCGGCATTCGCGTGCGCGAAGGCTGA
- a CDS encoding NAD(P)H-dependent oxidoreductase → MRVLIVVAHPLDDSFAKAALSRVRAVLERRKDEVDVIDLYRDGFDPRLTAAERRAYFAQPYQPGADVTGYVERLRAAEKLVLIFPQWWFAMPAIMKGFFDRVFAPGVAFEHDRAGGRLIPKLDHIGALWVVSSTGSPWWVARLWMGDPVRKLLKRGIMNFVARGASFRMMTLHDMDRMTDDKAKAFLARLEAAFARF, encoded by the coding sequence TTGCGTGTCCTGATCGTGGTCGCCCATCCCCTCGACGACAGCTTCGCCAAGGCGGCGCTGAGCCGCGTGCGCGCGGTGCTCGAGCGCCGCAAGGACGAGGTCGACGTGATCGACCTCTACCGCGACGGCTTCGACCCGCGCCTGACCGCGGCCGAGCGGCGCGCGTACTTTGCGCAGCCCTATCAGCCGGGCGCGGACGTGACCGGCTATGTCGAGCGCCTGCGCGCGGCCGAAAAGCTGGTGCTGATTTTTCCGCAATGGTGGTTCGCCATGCCGGCGATCATGAAGGGCTTTTTCGATCGCGTCTTCGCCCCTGGTGTCGCCTTCGAGCACGACCGCGCGGGCGGCCGGCTGATCCCCAAGCTCGATCACATCGGCGCGCTGTGGGTCGTCTCCTCGACCGGCTCGCCCTGGTGGGTGGCGCGGCTCTGGATGGGCGATCCGGTGCGCAAGCTCCTGAAGCGCGGCATCATGAACTTCGTCGCCCGCGGCGCCTCGTTCCGGATGATGACCCTGCACGACATGGACCGGATGACCGACGACAAGGCCAAGGCCTTCCTCGCCCGGCTCGAAGCCGCCTTCGCGCGCTTCTGA
- the fdhD gene encoding formate dehydrogenase accessory sulfurtransferase FdhD, with protein MADPAQSAASCSLAVAARRITAGGAETREEIVAREEPIALVYNGLSYAVMMASPADLEDFALGFSLTEGLLTTADELYDVEVEALPTGFELRLSVAAERFAALRARQRNLAGRTGCGLCGVDSIAEALRPIARVGGSACFAAEAVFRAMRILPERQILNGEVGAVHAAGFASAEGEILLVREDVGRHNALDKLAGAIARAGIDAGAGFVVVSSRCSYEMVHKTAALGAPLIASVSAPTALAIRFAEEAGVGLAAFAREGRFTLYANPDRIA; from the coding sequence GTGGCTGATCCGGCCCAGAGCGCCGCCTCCTGCTCCTTGGCGGTCGCCGCACGGCGGATCACCGCGGGCGGCGCCGAGACGCGCGAGGAGATCGTCGCGCGCGAGGAGCCGATCGCGCTGGTCTACAACGGCCTCTCCTACGCGGTGATGATGGCCTCGCCGGCCGATCTGGAGGACTTTGCGCTCGGTTTCTCGCTGACCGAGGGGCTGCTCACGACCGCCGACGAGCTCTACGACGTCGAAGTCGAGGCGCTGCCGACCGGCTTCGAGTTGCGGCTCAGTGTGGCGGCCGAGCGCTTCGCGGCGCTGCGCGCGCGCCAGCGCAATCTCGCCGGCCGCACCGGCTGCGGCCTGTGCGGCGTCGACAGCATCGCCGAGGCGCTGCGTCCGATCGCGCGCGTCGGCGGATCGGCCTGCTTCGCGGCGGAGGCCGTGTTCCGCGCCATGCGGATCCTGCCGGAGCGGCAGATCCTGAACGGCGAGGTCGGCGCCGTCCATGCCGCGGGCTTCGCCTCGGCGGAGGGCGAGATCCTGCTCGTGCGCGAGGACGTGGGCCGTCACAACGCGCTCGACAAGCTCGCCGGCGCGATCGCGCGGGCCGGGATCGATGCCGGTGCAGGCTTCGTCGTGGTGTCGAGCCGCTGCTCCTACGAGATGGTGCACAAGACCGCCGCGCTCGGCGCGCCGCTGATCGCCTCGGTCTCCGCGCCGACGGCGCTGGCGATCCGCTTCGCCGAGGAGGCCGGCGTCGGCCTCGCCGCCTTCGCGCGCGAGGGCCGCTTCACGCTCTACGCCAACCCGGATCGCATCGCGTGA
- a CDS encoding TadE/TadG family type IV pilus assembly protein: MLRAFIKNKAGNVGITFALAVVPLVMAAGATVDYSAASAQHDRAQQALDRAALAAGKDLGLVSHAVIETNLRRYFADFYQPPNGTTASVTQITIDDASGKVSAAGDITTKTAFLAIASIPELVSSLASEVVVGSADLDVVLVLDTTGSMQGSKLSTLQSAAKDLVDVLLGMNTKTSVTDRVQVGIVPFAAAVNVGPQFGPVYAGTTRTSKGTGAGWLDVNTQSPIHTENWSSGLTDNRFDLFAALAAANPSKAAQLSWAGCVESRPYPHSVHDTPATNGDPKSWFVPMFAPDEANYYSYWWNYSSQYFDNTYLSDNGSQCSGNVSYSTVGGIQSAQGRTCKYKQNTRLYGSTFDGGFGPNYSCTSKPILAMTRDKSTLYNTINSLVAAGNTNIHEGVMWGWRALSPEAPFTEGRTGTKLRPVRRIMIVMTDGENTYNTDTTFNASTYAAYGYVAKGRLGTTSNSSSTIKARQDALTAEACSNAKGEGGITVYTVGFTVTAADTIQMLETCASGSSYFFKADNNAALVAAFQAIGNQITQLRVAQ; encoded by the coding sequence ATGCTCCGCGCGTTCATTAAGAATAAGGCGGGCAATGTCGGGATCACCTTCGCCCTGGCGGTGGTTCCGCTGGTGATGGCGGCCGGCGCGACCGTCGACTATAGCGCGGCGTCGGCGCAGCATGATCGAGCGCAGCAGGCGCTCGACCGAGCGGCGCTCGCGGCCGGCAAAGACCTCGGGCTCGTGTCCCATGCGGTAATCGAGACGAACCTGCGCCGCTACTTCGCGGACTTCTACCAGCCGCCGAACGGCACCACCGCGTCTGTGACCCAGATCACCATCGACGACGCATCGGGCAAGGTCAGCGCAGCAGGCGACATCACCACCAAGACCGCGTTCCTCGCCATCGCGTCGATCCCCGAACTGGTCTCGAGCCTCGCCTCCGAAGTGGTGGTCGGCTCCGCCGATCTCGATGTCGTTCTGGTGCTCGACACGACCGGATCGATGCAGGGCTCCAAGCTCTCCACGCTGCAATCGGCGGCCAAGGACCTGGTCGACGTGCTGCTCGGCATGAACACGAAGACGAGCGTCACCGACCGCGTGCAGGTCGGGATCGTGCCGTTCGCCGCCGCGGTCAACGTCGGGCCGCAGTTCGGGCCGGTCTATGCCGGCACGACGCGCACGTCGAAGGGAACCGGCGCGGGCTGGCTCGACGTCAACACCCAGTCGCCGATCCATACCGAAAACTGGAGCAGCGGCCTCACGGACAACCGCTTCGATCTGTTCGCGGCGCTTGCCGCCGCCAATCCGTCCAAGGCGGCACAGCTGAGCTGGGCCGGATGCGTGGAGTCGCGCCCCTATCCGCACAGCGTTCACGACACACCGGCGACGAATGGCGATCCGAAGTCCTGGTTCGTGCCGATGTTCGCGCCGGACGAGGCGAACTATTACAGCTACTGGTGGAACTACAGCAGTCAGTATTTCGACAACACTTATCTCAGCGACAACGGCAGCCAATGCTCCGGTAACGTCTCCTATTCGACGGTCGGCGGCATTCAATCGGCGCAGGGTCGCACCTGCAAATACAAGCAGAATACCCGCCTCTACGGATCGACCTTCGACGGCGGCTTCGGGCCGAACTACTCCTGCACCTCGAAGCCGATCCTGGCGATGACCCGTGACAAATCCACGCTCTACAACACCATCAACAGCCTGGTTGCGGCCGGCAACACCAACATCCACGAAGGCGTGATGTGGGGCTGGCGGGCACTGTCGCCGGAGGCGCCGTTCACGGAGGGCCGCACCGGCACGAAGCTGCGCCCGGTGCGGCGGATCATGATCGTCATGACCGACGGCGAGAACACCTACAACACCGACACGACCTTCAACGCCTCGACCTACGCCGCCTACGGCTATGTCGCCAAGGGCCGGCTCGGCACGACGTCGAACAGCAGTTCGACGATCAAGGCCAGGCAGGACGCGCTGACCGCCGAGGCCTGCAGCAACGCCAAGGGCGAGGGCGGCATCACGGTCTATACGGTGGGCTTCACCGTCACTGCGGCCGACACGATCCAGATGCTCGAGACCTGCGCGAGCGGCTCGAGCTACTTCTTCAAGGCCGACAACAATGCCGCTCTGGTCGCCGCCTTCCAGGCGATCGGCAACCAGATCACCCAGTTGCGCGTCGCGCAGTGA
- a CDS encoding Mrp/NBP35 family ATP-binding protein — protein sequence MSVTRENVLERLARIPGPDGRTPLAASGVLSEIVVHGSKVYFSIAVDPARAGALEPLRKAAEDAVKAIPGVEGAVVSLTADAKGGAAAPAAAPAARPAPGPQQTAKPGLPGVKHIIAVASGKGGVGKSTTASNLALGLQALGLKVGVLDADIYGPSMPKLFSLKGKPKLKSGRILEPLDGYGVAVMSIGFLVDEETPMIWRGPMVMSAITQMLREVDWGTLDVLVVDMPPGTGDAQLTMAQQVPLAGAVIVSTPQDLALIDARRGVGMFEKVGVPILGVIENMSYFVCPNCGTRHDIFAHGGARDEAVKLGVPFLGEVPLAMPIRERADAGLPIVVTEPDGVHARLYREIADKVWRQLDSGTVGRPAPRIVIE from the coding sequence ATGTCCGTTACTCGCGAAAACGTCCTGGAGCGGCTTGCGCGCATCCCCGGCCCGGATGGCCGCACGCCGCTCGCCGCGAGCGGCGTCCTGTCCGAGATCGTCGTCCACGGTTCGAAGGTCTATTTCTCGATCGCCGTCGATCCGGCCCGCGCCGGCGCTCTGGAGCCGCTGCGCAAGGCGGCCGAGGACGCGGTCAAGGCGATCCCCGGCGTCGAGGGCGCGGTCGTCTCGCTGACGGCCGACGCCAAGGGCGGCGCTGCGGCTCCGGCTGCTGCGCCGGCGGCTCGCCCCGCGCCCGGTCCGCAGCAGACTGCCAAGCCCGGACTGCCGGGCGTGAAGCACATCATCGCGGTCGCCTCGGGCAAGGGTGGCGTCGGCAAGTCGACGACGGCGTCCAATCTGGCGCTCGGCCTGCAGGCGCTCGGCCTCAAGGTCGGCGTGCTCGACGCCGACATCTACGGCCCGTCGATGCCGAAGCTGTTCTCGCTGAAGGGCAAGCCGAAGCTGAAGTCCGGCCGCATCCTCGAGCCGCTCGACGGCTACGGGGTCGCGGTCATGTCGATCGGCTTCCTCGTCGACGAGGAGACGCCGATGATCTGGCGTGGGCCGATGGTGATGAGCGCCATCACCCAGATGCTGCGCGAGGTCGATTGGGGCACGCTCGACGTACTCGTCGTCGACATGCCGCCCGGCACCGGCGACGCGCAACTGACCATGGCCCAGCAGGTGCCGCTCGCCGGCGCGGTGATCGTCTCGACGCCGCAGGATCTCGCGCTCATCGACGCCCGTCGCGGTGTCGGCATGTTCGAGAAGGTCGGTGTGCCGATCCTCGGCGTGATCGAGAACATGAGCTATTTCGTCTGCCCGAACTGCGGCACGCGCCATGACATCTTCGCCCATGGCGGCGCCCGCGACGAGGCGGTGAAGCTCGGCGTGCCGTTCCTCGGCGAGGTGCCGCTCGCCATGCCGATCCGCGAGCGCGCCGACGCCGGCCTGCCGATCGTCGTGACCGAACCGGACGGCGTCCATGCCCGGCTCTATCGCGAGATCGCCGACAAGGTCTGGCGCCAGCTCGACAGCGGCACGGTCGGCCGCCCGGCGCCGCGCATCGTCATCGAGTGA
- a CDS encoding 3-hydroxybutyrate dehydrogenase, translating into MTKRNAVVTGSTSGIGLAVARALAAAGSNVMINGFGDAAEIETIRKAIETDFGVRCLYSGADMSKPAEIEAMIRDAERDFGSVDILVNNAGVQFVAPVEDFPPEQWDRIVAINLSAAFHAIRAVVPGMKARGWGRIIQTASAHSLVASPFKSAYVSAKHGIAGLTKTVALELATFGVTVNCISPGYVWTPLVEKQIPATMEARKLTREQVIQDVMLEAQPTKKFVTVEEVAALAVFLTGDLASSITGADIPIDGGWTAQ; encoded by the coding sequence ATGACCAAGCGCAACGCCGTCGTCACCGGATCGACCAGTGGCATCGGCCTCGCCGTCGCCCGCGCCCTCGCGGCCGCCGGCTCCAATGTGATGATCAACGGCTTCGGCGATGCCGCCGAGATCGAGACGATCCGCAAGGCGATCGAGACGGACTTCGGCGTCCGCTGTCTCTATTCGGGTGCCGACATGTCGAAGCCGGCCGAGATCGAGGCGATGATCCGCGACGCCGAGCGCGACTTCGGCTCGGTCGATATCCTGGTCAACAACGCCGGCGTCCAGTTCGTCGCTCCGGTCGAAGACTTCCCGCCCGAACAGTGGGACCGCATCGTCGCGATCAACCTGTCGGCGGCCTTCCATGCGATCCGCGCCGTGGTGCCGGGCATGAAGGCGCGCGGCTGGGGTCGCATCATCCAGACCGCCTCGGCGCATTCGCTTGTCGCCTCGCCGTTCAAGTCGGCCTATGTCTCCGCCAAGCACGGCATCGCCGGCCTGACCAAGACCGTCGCGCTCGAACTCGCCACCTTCGGCGTCACGGTGAACTGCATCTCGCCGGGCTACGTCTGGACGCCGCTGGTCGAAAAGCAGATCCCGGCCACGATGGAAGCGCGCAAGCTGACGCGCGAGCAGGTGATCCAGGACGTCATGCTCGAAGCCCAGCCGACCAAGAAGTTCGTCACGGTCGAGGAAGTCGCCGCACTCGCCGTGTTCCTGACCGGCGACCTCGCAAGCTCGATCACCGGCGCCGATATCCCGATCGACGGCGGCTGGACGGCGCAGTAG
- the glp gene encoding gephyrin-like molybdotransferase Glp has product MSEFSDDCFAHGGALLSIDEALARFRTRVAPVAETETLALFAADGRVLAEPVVAAVAIPPFTNAAVDGYALRHADLALATADGLRVVDRVQAGEAPGRAVGPGEAVRLFTGAPLPAGADTVCMQEDVVVDGDRIRLSSHLRPGANCRPVGEERQLGAIVLPAGRRLRPQDLALAAAAGAGHVVARRRLRVAVFSTGDELVEPGRPLAAARLYDANRVMILAWAARLGAQVDDLGILPDDPEVLAAALAAAVDHDLIVTSGGVSAGDADHVKAAVARVGRIDFWRFAIKPGKPLALGTIGTAAFVGLPGNPVAVFVTLTRIARGLFAARAGETWAPPIPLPVVADFTMSRKPGRTEFLRVSLTGDGEGLPIARRYAVDGAGIVSSLTETDGLVELGPDLTAVAPGDRLAFVPFAALLG; this is encoded by the coding sequence ATGTCCGAGTTCTCCGACGATTGCTTCGCCCACGGCGGGGCGTTGCTCTCGATCGACGAGGCGCTCGCCCGGTTCCGGACGCGCGTCGCGCCGGTCGCCGAGACCGAGACGCTCGCCCTCTTCGCCGCCGACGGTCGCGTGCTCGCCGAGCCGGTCGTCGCCGCTGTCGCGATCCCGCCCTTCACCAATGCCGCCGTCGACGGCTATGCGCTGCGCCATGCCGATCTGGCGCTCGCGACGGCCGACGGCCTTCGCGTCGTCGACCGGGTGCAGGCCGGCGAGGCGCCCGGGCGCGCCGTCGGGCCGGGCGAGGCGGTGCGCCTCTTCACGGGCGCGCCGCTGCCCGCGGGCGCCGATACGGTCTGCATGCAGGAGGATGTCGTCGTCGACGGCGATCGGATCCGCCTGTCCTCGCACCTGCGCCCCGGCGCGAACTGCCGCCCCGTCGGCGAGGAGCGGCAACTGGGCGCGATCGTGCTGCCGGCCGGCCGCCGCCTGCGGCCGCAGGATCTCGCGCTCGCCGCCGCGGCCGGCGCGGGTCATGTGGTCGCGCGCCGGCGCCTGCGCGTCGCGGTGTTCTCGACCGGCGACGAACTGGTCGAGCCCGGACGGCCGCTCGCGGCGGCCCGGCTCTACGACGCCAACCGCGTCATGATCCTCGCCTGGGCCGCCCGGCTCGGCGCCCAAGTCGACGACCTCGGCATCCTGCCCGACGACCCCGAAGTGCTTGCGGCCGCGCTCGCCGCCGCGGTCGACCACGATCTGATCGTGACCTCCGGCGGCGTCTCGGCCGGCGATGCCGACCATGTGAAGGCTGCGGTCGCGCGCGTCGGCCGGATCGACTTCTGGCGCTTCGCGATCAAGCCCGGCAAGCCGCTGGCGCTCGGCACGATCGGCACGGCCGCCTTCGTCGGTCTACCGGGCAATCCGGTCGCGGTCTTCGTCACGCTGACCCGGATCGCGCGCGGCCTCTTCGCCGCCCGTGCCGGCGAGACGTGGGCGCCGCCCATCCCGCTGCCGGTCGTTGCCGACTTTACGATGAGCCGCAAGCCGGGCCGGACGGAGTTTCTGCGTGTGAGCCTGACCGGCGACGGGGAGGGACTGCCGATCGCCCGCCGCTACGCGGTCGACGGCGCCGGCATCGTCTCGTCTCTGACGGAGACGGACGGGCTCGTCGAACTCGGCCCCGATCTGACCGCCGTCGCCCCCGGCGACCGGCTCGCCTTCGTGCCCTTCGCCGCCCTGCTCGGTTGA
- a CDS encoding CsbD family protein → MSSTSDKIKGTANQVIGEAKQGIGKAVGNDRMRVEGAAQETKGDVQKAAGNVKDAVKKGVDKL, encoded by the coding sequence ATGAGCAGCACGAGCGACAAGATCAAGGGCACCGCCAATCAGGTCATCGGCGAGGCCAAGCAGGGCATCGGCAAGGCGGTCGGCAACGATCGCATGCGTGTCGAGGGCGCCGCCCAGGAGACCAAGGGCGACGTCCAGAAGGCGGCCGGCAACGTCAAGGACGCCGTGAAGAAGGGCGTCGACAAGCTCTGA
- a CDS encoding cysteine desulfurase family protein gives MTDRPNRRPVFLDHHSTTPVDPRVFEAMRPYFLQAYGNPHSADHAYGWEAERAVEQARRAVAALTGARPAEIVFTSGATESNNLALRGAAAELPEGRRHIVTSAIEHPCVVAVTEHLEAQGFAVTRVRPEPNGVIDPARVEAALRPETGLVSLIAANHEIGTVQPLEAIGALTRPRGIVFHTDAAQAAGKVPLDVEAAGLDLVSLSAHKLYGPKGIGALYVRRRPGFSIAPLILGGGQEKGLRSGTLPTPLVVGFGAAAAIARAERDTEAARLGGLRDRLVARLTASGLAFAINGSLDRRLPQNLDIRFGEIAAIDLLQLLKDDIAISAGSACASATLAPSATLLAIGLNEAQALASVRIGLGRFTTEAEIDLAAAALIAAVRRFDVPSPFSHNSATPA, from the coding sequence ATGACCGACCGGCCGAACCGACGTCCCGTCTTCCTCGATCATCACTCGACGACGCCTGTCGACCCGCGCGTCTTCGAGGCGATGCGCCCATACTTTCTCCAGGCCTACGGCAATCCGCATTCGGCCGACCACGCCTATGGCTGGGAGGCGGAGCGCGCCGTCGAGCAGGCGCGACGGGCCGTCGCCGCCCTGACCGGCGCGCGGCCGGCGGAGATCGTGTTCACCTCCGGCGCGACGGAATCGAACAATCTCGCCCTGCGCGGCGCGGCGGCGGAGCTGCCGGAGGGCCGGCGCCATATCGTCACCAGCGCGATCGAGCATCCTTGCGTGGTCGCGGTCACCGAGCATCTGGAGGCGCAGGGTTTTGCGGTGACGCGCGTGCGGCCCGAACCGAACGGCGTCATCGATCCGGCGCGGGTCGAGGCGGCGCTGCGGCCCGAGACCGGGCTCGTCAGCCTCATCGCCGCCAATCACGAGATCGGCACCGTGCAGCCGCTCGAGGCGATCGGCGCACTGACCCGGCCGCGCGGCATCGTGTTCCACACCGACGCGGCGCAGGCGGCCGGCAAGGTGCCGCTCGACGTCGAGGCCGCCGGGCTCGATCTGGTCTCGCTCTCCGCGCACAAGCTCTACGGCCCGAAGGGCATCGGCGCGCTCTATGTCCGGCGCCGGCCGGGCTTCTCCATCGCGCCGCTGATCCTCGGCGGCGGCCAGGAGAAGGGCCTGCGCTCGGGCACGCTGCCCACCCCGCTGGTGGTCGGCTTCGGCGCGGCGGCGGCGATCGCGCGGGCCGAGCGCGACACCGAGGCCGCGCGGCTTGGCGGCTTGCGCGACCGCCTCGTCGCGCGACTGACCGCGAGCGGCCTTGCCTTCGCGATCAACGGCAGCCTCGACCGACGCCTGCCGCAGAATCTCGACATCCGGTTCGGTGAGATTGCCGCGATCGACCTGCTGCAGCTTCTGAAGGACGATATCGCGATCTCCGCAGGCTCGGCCTGCGCCTCGGCGACGCTCGCGCCATCGGCGACCCTGCTTGCGATCGGCCTCAACGAGGCCCAGGCCCTCGCCTCAGTGCGCATCGGCCTAGGCCGATTCACCACCGAGGCGGAGATCGACCTTGCCGCCGCTGCGCTGATCGCGGCAGTACGGCGCTTCGACGTGCCGTCGCCGTTCAGCCACAATTCAGCCACGCCCGCCTAA